A part of Bombus pascuorum unplaced genomic scaffold, iyBomPasc1.1, whole genome shotgun sequence genomic DNA contains:
- the LOC132915740 gene encoding LOW QUALITY PROTEIN: cytochrome b-like (The sequence of the model RefSeq protein was modified relative to this genomic sequence to represent the inferred CDS: deleted 1 base in 1 codon; substituted 8 bases at 8 genomic stop codons) produces MKKIIPTIYTINILNLPILFVNLPTPININYLXNFGSILGIFLIIQIISGLFLSIHYCPNINIAFYRISNIIKDINSGXFIRLIHINGALFYFFIIYLHIARNIFYYSFKLFQVXVIGVTILFLSKVTAFFGYVLPXGQISFWGAIVITNLISVLPYIGXFTVEXTXGGFSINNDTLNRFYXFHFILPFIILLLVFIHLIILHITGSSNPIHSKINIYKIIFHPYFSIKDLITIIFTFSIFIIIKLQFPYILGDPDNFKIANPIITPIHIKPE; encoded by the exons atgaaaaaaataataccaacaatttatacaattaatatattaaatttaccaatattatttgttaatttaccaacaccaattaatattaattatttatgaaattttggaTCAATtttaggaatatttttaataattcaaattatttcagGATTATTCCTTTCTATACATTATTGTCCAAATATCAATATTgcattttatagaatttcc aatattataaaagatataaattcaggttgatttattcgattaattcACATAAATGgagctttattttatttttttattatatatttacatattgcgcgaaatatattttattattcatttaaattattccaagtTTGAGTTATTGgagtaacaattttatttttatcaaaagtaACGGCATTTTTTGGATATGTTCTTCCATGAGGACAAATATCTTTTTGGGGAGCTAtagtaattacaaatttaatttcagtattaccttatattgGTTAATTTACAGTTGAATGAACTTGAGGGggattttctattaataatgATACATTAAATCGGTTTTattgatttcattttattttgccatttattattcttttattagtttttattcatttaataattttacatattacaggTTCTTCAAATCCTAttcattcaaaaataaatatttataaaattatttttcatccttatttttcaattaaagatttaattacaattatttttacattttcaatatttataattattaaacttcAATTTCCTTATATATTAGGAGATCcggataattttaaaatagcaaACCCTATAATTACTCCAATTCATATTAAACCAGAATGA
- the LOC132915738 gene encoding LOW QUALITY PROTEIN: protein Wnt-7b-like (The sequence of the model RefSeq protein was modified relative to this genomic sequence to represent the inferred CDS: deleted 1 base in 1 codon; substituted 1 base at 1 genomic stop codon) has translation MGEMLNCVSIVSLQIVKALLQTECKCHSVSGSWTMITCWRTLPSFRQIGDALMKKYYRARSVIAITQPPPPTMQSIDTLHSTLTEIVPILGNDAKTQGKPNDVGKTRHDRKTAKKTTKPRRLHLVFKRTKLRGGCGTKKFPKRSDHIFLQPSPDYCEPDLAQDSLGIQGRYCDRTSTGMDGCDLMCCGHGYNTHQFTRMWQCKCKFLXCCRVHCETRTERTEEYKCK, from the exons ATGGGTGAGATGCTGAATTGCGTGAGTATTGTTTCACTGCAGATAGTTAAAGCTCTGCTGCAAACAGAGTGCAAATGTCACAGCGTGTCCGGTTCTTGGACCATGATTACCTGCTGGCGAACCTTGCCCAGTTTTCGTCAGATCGGTGATGCACTTATGAAAAAGTATTACAGAGCCAGATCCGTAATAGCGATTACCCAACCACCA CCCCCTACGATGCAA AGTATAGATACGTTGCATTCAACGTTGACTGAAATAGTGCCGATCTTGGGGAACGACGCGAAAACTCAGGGGAAACCAAACGACGTTGGAAAGACTCGACACGACCGAAAAACCGCAAAGAAAACGACGAAACCAAGGAGGCTACATTTGGTATTCAAGAGGACAAAGTTGCGCGGGGGTTGTGGGACAAAAAAGTTTCCAAAGAGAAGCGaccatatatttttacaaccCTCGCCTGATTACTGTGAACCAGATTTAGCGCAAGATAGTCTAGGAATCCAAGGTAGATATTGCGATCGTACTAGCACAG GTATGGACGGATGCGATCTAATGTGCTGTGGTCACGGCTACAATACGCATCAATTCACGAGAATGTGGCAATGCAAATGCAAATTTCTCTGATGCTGCCGCGTGCATTGTGAAACGCGAACAGAGCGTACCGAAGAGTACAAATGCAAATAA
- the LOC132915737 gene encoding uncharacterized protein LOC132915737, with the protein MYLKESTALQIVCTRRLETIRLEDYSNSASFFSDFEKLINELKGAGAQVSEKEKLNYMLNTLPEEYSYIADIIDALKEENQTVAYVKNKIEIAEKKRKPNRGGMQTNAFSAKREGCFRCGREGHFARECQNGVQGGSSNSYWRGSTRGRSRGKGNRSNTSRGRRQSTAGMSEHGNSGADAWIATALTAHSRETNKISENEIVWLLNSGCTDHIINNESYFEKCSDLKEPVNIYLCDDRPVKAMKVGNVISYFEAFGKQNEINMTKVFYAKGMSANLISLGKLAVNKNKVLTEGNITKVINKNNKLTAVAFKKNGIYRMKSILKVY; encoded by the coding sequence ATGTACTTGAAAGAGTCGACGGCACTACAGATCGTATGCACAAGGAGATTGGAAACGATAAGACTTGAGGACTATAGTAATTCAGCATCGTTCTTTAGCgacttcgaaaaattaataaatgaattaaaggGTGCGGGCGCACAAGTAAGTGAGAAGGAAAAGCTAAATTACATGCTGAATACGTTACCCGAAGAATATAGCTACATAGCGGACATAATAGATgcattgaaagaagaaaatcaaacGGTAGCatatgtgaaaaataaaatcgaaatagcagagaagaaaagaaaacccAATCGAGGAGGAATGCAAACCAACGCCTTTTCTGCAAAAAGGGAAGGATGCTTCAGATGCGGAAGAGAAGGACACTTTGCGAGAGAGTGTCAAAATGGCGTCCAAGGGGGAAGCAGTAACAGCTATTGGCGTGGGTCAACACGTGGTCGCAGcagaggaaaaggaaacagAAGCAACACGAGCAGGGGACGTCGTCAATCAACAGCCGGCATGAGCGAGCATGGCAACTCAGGAGCAGACGCATGGATAGCAACAGCGCTCACAGCACACAGCAGAGAGACGAATAAGATAAGTGAGAACGAAATAGTGTGGCTATTAAATAGCGGTTGTACCGATcacataattaataatgaaagtTATTTTGAGAAATGTAGTGACCTTAAGGAAccagtaaatatatatttatgcgaTGATAGACCGGTAAAAGCAATGAAAGTTggaaacgttataagctactTTGAAGCATTtggaaaacaaaatgaaataaatatgactAAAGTATTTTACGCGAAGGGAATGTCCGCAAATTTGATCAGTTTAGGTAAATTAGCAGTCAATAAGAATAAGGTTCTTACAGaaggaaatattacaaaagtaataaataagaaCAATAAACTCACAGCTGTAGCGTTCAAAAAGAATGGGATATATAGAatgaaaagtatattgaaagtatattaa